In the genome of Rhodospirillales bacterium, one region contains:
- a CDS encoding methionine--tRNA ligase, translated as MSGKPAFYITTPIYYVNDNPHIGHAYTTLACDVTARFMRLDGHDVMFLTGTDEHGQKVEKAAGEAGVDPQAFCDRVSENFRMLSKEWNFSNDDFIRTTEPRHVASVQALWRKLEEAGEIYLDHYEGWYAVRDESFYSEDELTDGPDGQKLAPSGAPVELVKEPSYFFRLSAWQDRLLELYDSRPDFIMPESRRNEVRSFVAGGLRDLSVSRTSFSWGVPVPDDPDHIMYVWIDALTNYITAAGYPDEDGEQFRHWWPALHMVGKDILRFHAVYWPAFLMAAGIELPRRIFAHGWWTSEGKKISKSLGNVIVPSEIVERYGLDQVRYTLMREVGFGNDGDFSHRGAVQRCNHDLANDYGNLAQRVLSMIAKNCDGRVPTPGDFVDTDRELMAKTYGLLKESRGHLEVQAFHLMLQGIWGVIGDANRYVDEQAPWALKKTDPARMATVLYVLAETIRVLSLLTQPVMPDSSAKLLDQLAVPEDGRVFARLGPDHALKPGIALPKPKGVFPRYQEEEQGTA; from the coding sequence ATGTCCGGGAAGCCTGCCTTTTACATCACGACGCCGATCTACTACGTCAACGACAACCCGCACATCGGCCACGCATACACCACGCTGGCGTGCGACGTGACGGCGCGCTTCATGCGGCTCGACGGTCACGACGTGATGTTCCTGACCGGCACAGACGAGCATGGCCAAAAGGTCGAAAAGGCTGCCGGCGAGGCCGGCGTCGACCCACAGGCATTTTGCGATAGGGTCTCAGAAAACTTCCGTATGCTTTCGAAAGAATGGAACTTTTCAAACGACGACTTCATTCGTACGACCGAGCCGCGTCACGTCGCCTCGGTTCAGGCGCTGTGGCGTAAGCTGGAGGAAGCTGGCGAGATCTATCTTGACCATTACGAGGGCTGGTACGCGGTTCGCGACGAATCCTTTTATAGCGAGGATGAGCTGACCGACGGTCCCGACGGCCAGAAGCTCGCGCCCTCGGGCGCACCGGTCGAGTTGGTCAAGGAGCCGAGCTACTTCTTCCGGCTGTCGGCCTGGCAGGACCGCCTTCTGGAGCTCTACGATTCACGTCCCGACTTCATCATGCCTGAAAGCCGACGCAACGAGGTCCGCAGTTTCGTCGCTGGCGGCCTGCGCGACCTCTCGGTCTCACGCACCAGCTTCTCGTGGGGCGTTCCGGTGCCGGACGATCCCGATCACATCATGTACGTCTGGATCGACGCCCTGACGAACTACATCACCGCAGCGGGTTACCCCGACGAAGACGGCGAGCAGTTCCGGCACTGGTGGCCGGCGCTGCACATGGTCGGCAAGGACATCCTGCGCTTTCACGCCGTCTACTGGCCCGCGTTCCTCATGGCCGCCGGGATCGAGTTGCCTCGGCGAATCTTTGCCCACGGCTGGTGGACCAGCGAGGGCAAGAAGATCTCAAAGTCGCTGGGTAACGTTATCGTGCCGAGTGAGATCGTGGAGCGCTATGGGCTCGACCAGGTGCGCTATACGCTGATGCGCGAGGTCGGCTTCGGCAACGACGGCGACTTCTCGCACCGTGGTGCGGTCCAGCGTTGCAACCACGACCTCGCAAACGACTACGGCAATCTGGCGCAGCGTGTGCTCTCGATGATCGCCAAGAACTGCGACGGCCGGGTGCCGACGCCGGGCGACTTCGTCGACACCGACCGTGAGCTCATGGCCAAGACCTATGGCCTACTCAAGGAATCGCGCGGGCATCTCGAGGTCCAGGCCTTCCATCTCATGCTGCAAGGGATCTGGGGCGTCATCGGCGATGCCAACCGCTATGTCGACGAGCAAGCACCCTGGGCCCTCAAGAAGACCGACCCTGCGCGCATGGCAACGGTTCTCTACGTCCTGGCCGAGACCATCCGCGTGCTGTCGCTGTTGACCCAGCCGGTGATGCCTGACTCCTCGGCAAAGCTGCTCGACCAGCTCGCCGTCCCGGAGGATGGTCGTGTCTTCGCGCGGCTGGGGCCCGATCACGCCCTGAAGCCGGGCATCGCGCTGCCGAAACCGAAGGGCGTGTTCCCGCGCTACCAGGAGGAAGAGCAGGGAACCGCGTGA
- a CDS encoding PhzF family phenazine biosynthesis protein — protein MTRGDACALHCRDLCPSLGVNESSAVSTRNVALAACLVRHGVIAGGGLHSLEAEQGLAVGRPGRVHLEIEAADTRARAIHVGGMVTRMIITDSIPRPS, from the coding sequence GTGACACGCGGCGACGCCTGTGCCTTGCACTGCCGCGACCTCTGCCCGTCGCTCGGCGTCAACGAATCGTCCGCTGTCAGCACCAGAAACGTGGCGCTCGCCGCCTGCCTCGTCCGCCATGGCGTCATCGCGGGCGGCGGTCTCCACAGCCTCGAAGCCGAACAGGGTCTTGCCGTCGGCCGCCCCGGCCGTGTCCATCTCGAAATCGAGGCGGCCGATACCCGCGCCCGGGCCATCCACGTTGGTGGCATGGTGACCCGCATGATCATCACTGACTCCATTCCCCGTCCGTCCTGA
- a CDS encoding TatD family hydrolase: protein MLVDSHCHLDFPDFAEELDDVVARAHDAGVSTIQTICTRMTEFDKVRDVAGRYDNMYCSIGVHPHNVESEGVVRTADIVAKTDDPKVIGIGETGLDFYYDHSPREQQKASFRQHIAASRQTGLPLIVHTRDADDDTMDILEDEMGKGASPGLIHCFSSSRELCERSLAIGLFISISGIATFKSAQELRDTITDVPLDRLLVETDAPYLAPVPKRGKRNEPAFVRHTAAVVADLKAVSEDELARVTTDNFFNLFSKAKRPDT, encoded by the coding sequence ATGCTGGTCGACAGTCACTGCCACCTCGACTTCCCGGATTTCGCTGAAGAACTGGACGATGTCGTCGCCCGCGCCCATGACGCGGGCGTCAGCACCATCCAGACAATTTGCACGCGTATGACCGAGTTCGACAAGGTCCGTGACGTCGCCGGTCGATACGACAACATGTACTGCTCGATCGGCGTCCACCCGCACAACGTCGAGAGCGAGGGTGTGGTGCGGACGGCCGACATCGTCGCCAAGACCGACGATCCCAAGGTGATCGGCATCGGAGAGACCGGGCTCGACTTCTACTACGACCACAGCCCGCGCGAGCAGCAGAAGGCGAGCTTTCGCCAGCATATCGCTGCGAGTCGTCAGACCGGCCTGCCGCTGATTGTCCACACGCGTGATGCCGACGACGACACGATGGATATTCTGGAGGATGAGATGGGGAAGGGGGCGTCCCCCGGCCTGATCCACTGCTTCAGCTCGTCACGCGAGCTCTGCGAGCGCAGCCTGGCGATCGGCCTTTTCATTTCGATTTCCGGCATCGCGACCTTCAAGAGCGCCCAGGAACTGCGCGACACGATCACCGATGTTCCGCTCGACCGGCTGCTTGTGGAGACCGATGCGCCCTACCTTGCGCCCGTGCCCAAGCGCGGCAAGCGTAACGAACCTGCTTTTGTGCGTCACACCGCCGCAGTCGTCGCCGATCTTAAGGCGGTGTCTGAAGACGAACTGGCACGTGTCACAACCGACAATTTCTTTAATCTGTTCTCGAAGGCAAAGCGTCCAGATACTTGA